Proteins co-encoded in one Actinomadura luteofluorescens genomic window:
- a CDS encoding winged helix-turn-helix transcriptional regulator, translating to MSKKRLFDDPCGIARALNAVGERWALLVVRELVFGPKRYSDLHRGLPQMSQNVLAQRLRELEADGLVRRRRLGPPAPAAVYELTERGQELEPVLRALAHWGSRAPLPEDGAAELSVDALLFALRATFDPALAGELSLRCQLDVAGDRFRITVAGGRLELDRGEHAEPEAWLNVPEAATLRDLVFAGAALHDAVERADTEVTGDTARLAALLRCFPAAVRYPAPQDPGPPDPVSPGLGSPNAELPDPAVSAGSRRG from the coding sequence ATGAGCAAGAAGCGGCTGTTCGACGACCCCTGCGGCATCGCGCGAGCGCTGAACGCGGTCGGCGAGCGGTGGGCGTTGCTCGTCGTGCGGGAGCTGGTCTTCGGCCCGAAGCGCTACTCCGACCTGCACCGCGGGCTGCCGCAGATGAGCCAGAACGTCCTCGCGCAGCGGTTGCGCGAGCTCGAAGCCGACGGCCTGGTGCGGCGAAGGCGCCTGGGACCGCCTGCGCCCGCCGCCGTGTATGAACTCACCGAGCGCGGGCAGGAACTGGAGCCCGTGCTCCGCGCGCTCGCCCACTGGGGCAGCCGCGCACCGCTGCCCGAGGACGGCGCGGCGGAACTGAGCGTCGACGCGCTGCTGTTCGCCCTGCGCGCCACCTTCGATCCGGCACTGGCGGGTGAGCTGTCGCTGCGCTGCCAGCTGGACGTCGCGGGCGATCGGTTCCGCATCACCGTTGCGGGCGGGCGCCTCGAGCTGGACCGCGGTGAGCACGCCGAACCCGAGGCGTGGCTGAACGTGCCGGAGGCGGCGACATTGCGCGATCTGGTGTTCGCCGGTGCGGCGCTGCACGACGCCGTCGAGCGGGCAGACACCGAGGTGACGGGCGATACCGCGCGGCTCGCCGCACTGCTGCGCTGCTTTCCCGCAGCCGTGCGGTATCCGGCGCCACAGGACCCCGGGCCGCCGGATCCCGTGTCGCCGGGCCTCGGGTCACCGAACGCCGAACTCCCGGATCCCGCCGTCAGCGCAGGAAGTCGTCGGGGGTGA
- a CDS encoding helix-turn-helix domain-containing protein: MKWNLRLAAANRGIWKASELQRMLAERGMVISAGKMSGLWSGQPNSVRLDELDVICAVLGCGVQELLLPEPDSVPAPEADDQQRKAAGQPPSVAPSVAPRPRSGRSLPPR; encoded by the coding sequence ATGAAGTGGAACCTGCGGTTGGCCGCGGCCAATCGCGGCATCTGGAAGGCCAGCGAACTGCAGCGGATGCTTGCCGAGCGCGGCATGGTCATCAGCGCGGGGAAGATGTCGGGACTGTGGTCGGGCCAGCCCAACAGCGTCCGCCTGGACGAGTTGGACGTCATCTGCGCCGTGCTTGGCTGCGGCGTGCAGGAGTTGCTGCTGCCTGAACCTGATAGCGTCCCCGCTCCAGAAGCCGATGACCAGCAACGCAAAGCCGCTGGGCAGCCGCCCTCGGTGGCGCCCTCGGTGGCTCCTCGGCCCCGGAGCGGTCGCTCACTGCCGCCCCGGTGA
- a CDS encoding tyrosine-type recombinase/integrase: MLQLEMMRRWFDRPLWEMEPADADVYFGKVLRDASPATRKGRASALTVYFQFLELRHAVELYNIVGRRVECPLDEINRPQLSIELQLRVPPSEAEIEALFAGWRQDLAVCRKFAPTARNYAAARLAADVGLRINEARVLDLHDVRWDLGRFGKLNVRHGKGARRRGPKQRLVPLINGADRSLRWFIEDVWGYFDLDHARPGAPLFPSERKNQDGSSCRVTADVFRRSLAKATTKHLPEWTGRLTPHVLRHYCASQLYRGGMSLLAIQELLGHAWTGTTVRYVHVNHTHVEDAWVQGQQRATDRWKGLA; this comes from the coding sequence GTGCTTCAGCTGGAGATGATGCGGCGCTGGTTCGATCGCCCGCTGTGGGAGATGGAGCCGGCTGATGCCGATGTCTACTTCGGCAAGGTGCTGCGGGACGCCAGCCCCGCAACGCGCAAGGGGCGTGCCAGCGCACTGACGGTGTACTTCCAGTTTCTGGAGCTGCGGCATGCCGTGGAGCTGTACAACATCGTCGGGCGACGGGTCGAGTGCCCGCTGGATGAGATCAACCGACCGCAGTTGTCGATCGAGCTGCAGTTGCGGGTGCCTCCCTCGGAGGCCGAGATCGAGGCGCTGTTCGCCGGGTGGCGGCAGGACCTGGCGGTCTGCCGCAAGTTCGCGCCCACGGCGCGCAACTACGCGGCTGCGCGCCTGGCGGCCGATGTGGGGTTGCGGATCAACGAGGCGCGGGTGCTGGATCTGCACGATGTCCGCTGGGACCTGGGCCGGTTCGGGAAGCTGAACGTCCGGCATGGCAAGGGCGCCCGGCGGCGCGGCCCCAAGCAGCGGCTCGTGCCGCTCATCAACGGCGCCGACCGCAGCCTTCGCTGGTTCATCGAGGACGTGTGGGGCTACTTCGACCTGGACCACGCCCGGCCCGGCGCCCCGCTGTTCCCCTCTGAGCGCAAGAACCAGGACGGTTCGAGCTGCCGGGTAACGGCGGACGTTTTCCGCAGGTCGCTGGCCAAAGCGACCACAAAGCACCTCCCGGAGTGGACGGGTCGGCTCACTCCGCACGTGCTTCGGCACTACTGCGCGTCCCAGCTGTACAGGGGAGGGATGAGCCTGCTGGCTATCCAGGAACTCCTCGGACACGCCTGGACCGGCACCACGGTCCGATACGTCCACGTCAACCACACTCATGTCGAGGACGCCTGGGTGCAGGGGCAGCAGCGCGCGACCGACCGATGGAAGGGACTGGCCTGA